TGGAGACCGGCAACAGGATCAGCGCCACCGCCAGCCACAGAAAGGCCACGGTGTTGCCAACGTCGTCCCGTGGCAGCTCTGCCACCTGTTCACGCGTCAGGGAGTCACTGTTATCCCGTTCGGCGCGGCGGGCAATTTTAATGGTAAAGGTCAGCCACAGTGCGGCGATGGCCACCAGCGCCAGGCCGTCATTGCGGCTAAGCTGATGGTCAAACAGCATCACGCCGCACACCAGGGTAACCAGCAGCATCAGCGGCAGCTCGCGGCGGAGCAGGTTGGATTGCAGGGTCAGCGGATGCAGCAGCGCCGCGCCGCCGAGGATCAACAGAATATTGGTGATGTTCGATCCCAGCGCAGTGCCGATGGCGATATCCATCTGACCGTGGCTGGCGGCGGAAAACGCGACGATCAGCTCGGGCAGTGAGGTGCCCATGCCGACCACCGTCATGCCGATGATCAGCGGCGGCATTCCCAGCGCGCGGCACAGGATCGCTGCACTAAACACCAGACGATCGGCTCCATAAACCAGTAAGACTAAACCGATAATCAATAGTGCTGTAGCTACGAGCATGAAGAGTCCTTTAAATCGGGTATAATCGTCGGTTGCCGTCTGCAGTGACGCTGGGTGGTATGAAATTTTTGTGGCAGTGATTTTGACGGTCTCAGGCCGAAAAGTAAAACGTATGCCTGCTTTCGCTAAGTGATTGCGGTAAGTTTCTGTAAAAGTGTCCCGTCCCGGAGGTAATACGTTACTATCGGGAATAAATTTATCGTCTGAATAACAAGGATTGAGGTAACTATGGGCCAGACGGCGACAAATCTGGTGGAGGTGCGGGGCGTCAGTTTTACCCGCGGCAGCCGGCCGATTTTCGATAACATCTCGCTTACGGTGCCGAAAGGCAAAGTCACCGCGATCATGGGCCCCTCCGGGATTGGTAAAACCACGCTGCTGCGCCTGATCGGCGGCCAGATTGCACCGGACAACGGTGAAATCTGGTTCAACGGCGATAATATTCCCACGCTATCCCGTTCCCGTCTGTACGCCGCCCGCAAAAAGATGAGCATGCTGTTTCAGTCCGGTGCGCTGTTCACCGACCTGAACGTGTTCGACAACGTGGCGTGGCCGCTGCGTGAGCACACTTCGCTGCCGCCGGCTCTGCTGCACAGCACGGTGATGATGAAGCTGGAAGCGGTGGGGCTGCGCGGTGCGGCAAAGCTGATGCCATCTGAGCTCTCCGGCGGCATGGCCCGGCGGGCCGCGCTGGCGCGCGCGATTGCGCTGGAGCCGGAGCTGATCATGTTTGATGAGCCTTTCGTCGGCCAGGACCCGATCACCATGGGGGTGCTGGTGAAGCTGATCGATGAACTCAATCACTCGCTGGGCGTCACCTGTATCGTGGTTTCACACGACGTGCCTGAGGTGCTGAGTATTGCGGACTATGCGTATATCATTGCTGACCAGCAGGTGATCGCCCACGGGGCGGCGGCCGAGCTGCAGGCGAATCAGGATGCGCGGGTACGGCAGTTTATCGACGGTAACGCTGACGGCCCGGTGCCGTTCCGCTTCCCCGCCGGGGATTACCTTCACGATTTAGTCGGCTCAGGGAGTTAACTAACTGATGTTGTTACGAGCGCTGGCGTCACTGGGGCGACGGGGGATTGCAACCTGTTCCTCCTTCGGGCGCGCCGGATTGATGTTGTTTCATGCCCTGGTGGGTATTCCTCGTTTTCGCCGACATGCTCCGCTGCTGATCAAACAGCTGTACAGCGTCGGTGTTCTGTCGCTGTTGATCATCGTGGTGTCCGGGCTGTTTATCGGCATGGTGCTGGGGCTGCAGGGCTACCTGATCCTGAAAACCTACAGTGCAGAGACCAGCCTTGGCATGATGGTGGCGCTGTCGCTGCTGCGCGAGCTGGGGCCGGTGGTCACCGCACTGCTGTTTGCCGGCCGGGCAGGCTCGGCGCTGACCGCTGAGATCGGCCTGATGAAGGCCACTGAACAGCTTTCCAGTATGGAAATGATGGCGGTTGACCCGCTGCGGCGCATTATCTCACCGCGCTTCTGGGCCGGGTTTATCAGTATGCCGCTGCTGTCGCTGATCTTCGTGGCGGTGGGCATTCTCGGCGGCGCGCTGGTGGGGGTGAGCTGGAAAGGTATCGATGCGGGCTTCTTCTGGTCGGCGATGCAGAGCGCGGTCGATCTGCGGCAGGATATTCTCAACTGCGTAATTAAAAGTGCCGTGTTTGCCATTACCGTCACCTGGATTGCGCTGTTCAACGGTTATGACGCCATTCCGACCTCCGAAGGGATTAGTCGGGCGACCACGCGTACCGTGGTACATGCCTCGCTGGCAGTGCTCGGTCTGGATTTTGTGCTTACGGCACTGATGTTTGGGAACTGATTCAATGCAAACGAAAAAAAGCGAAATTTGGGTAGGCGCCTTCTTACTGCTGGCGCTGGTGGCGGCGATCTTCCTCTGTCTGCGGGTGGCCGATCTGCGATCGCTCGGCAACGAGCCGACCTGGAAGCTCTACGCGACCTTCGACAACATCGGCGGCCTGAAAAACGGATCGCCGGTGCGCATCGGCGGGGTGGCGGTCGGCCGGGTGAGCGATATCACTCTCGATCCAAAAACCTATTCGCCGCGGGTCACGATGGATATTAATGAAAAATATAATAATATTCCGGATACCAGCTCGCTTGCGGTGCGCACCTCTGGCCTGCTGGGCGAGCAGTACCTGGCGCTGAACGTCGGTTTTGACGATCCGGAAATGGGGACGTCTATACTCAAAGACGGCAGTACCCTGCAGGACACCAAGTCTGCAATGGTACTGGAAGACCTGATTGGCCAGTTCCTCTACAAGAGCGGCAACGGCGAAGACAAGAAGACAACGTCGTCAGATGAGCCAGGTGCGGCAGCACCGGCTGCTCCGGCGGCGGCAACTACACCAGAAGAGGGCAAGTGATGTTTAAACGTTTACTGATGGTCGCGATGCTGATCGTTGCACCGGT
This portion of the Erwinia sp. E602 genome encodes:
- a CDS encoding calcium/sodium antiporter yields the protein MLVATALLIIGLVLLVYGADRLVFSAAILCRALGMPPLIIGMTVVGMGTSLPELIVAFSAASHGQMDIAIGTALGSNITNILLILGGAALLHPLTLQSNLLRRELPLMLLVTLVCGVMLFDHQLSRNDGLALVAIAALWLTFTIKIARRAERDNSDSLTREQVAELPRDDVGNTVAFLWLAVALILLPVSTRMVIDNATVIADYFGVSELVIGLTLISVGTSLPELATLVAGALKGEDDIAIGNLIGSNIYNLVIVLGIPALLYPGGFDANAFARDYWVMLAVSALFALLCLLRGRRIGRLAGGLLLCGFILWVGVLYTSPSVTLW
- the mlaF gene encoding phospholipid ABC transporter ATP-binding protein MlaF translates to MGQTATNLVEVRGVSFTRGSRPIFDNISLTVPKGKVTAIMGPSGIGKTTLLRLIGGQIAPDNGEIWFNGDNIPTLSRSRLYAARKKMSMLFQSGALFTDLNVFDNVAWPLREHTSLPPALLHSTVMMKLEAVGLRGAAKLMPSELSGGMARRAALARAIALEPELIMFDEPFVGQDPITMGVLVKLIDELNHSLGVTCIVVSHDVPEVLSIADYAYIIADQQVIAHGAAAELQANQDARVRQFIDGNADGPVPFRFPAGDYLHDLVGSGS
- the mlaE gene encoding lipid asymmetry maintenance ABC transporter permease subunit MlaE; translation: MLLRALASLGRRGIATCSSFGRAGLMLFHALVGIPRFRRHAPLLIKQLYSVGVLSLLIIVVSGLFIGMVLGLQGYLILKTYSAETSLGMMVALSLLRELGPVVTALLFAGRAGSALTAEIGLMKATEQLSSMEMMAVDPLRRIISPRFWAGFISMPLLSLIFVAVGILGGALVGVSWKGIDAGFFWSAMQSAVDLRQDILNCVIKSAVFAITVTWIALFNGYDAIPTSEGISRATTRTVVHASLAVLGLDFVLTALMFGN
- the mlaD gene encoding outer membrane lipid asymmetry maintenance protein MlaD, with the protein product MQTKKSEIWVGAFLLLALVAAIFLCLRVADLRSLGNEPTWKLYATFDNIGGLKNGSPVRIGGVAVGRVSDITLDPKTYSPRVTMDINEKYNNIPDTSSLAVRTSGLLGEQYLALNVGFDDPEMGTSILKDGSTLQDTKSAMVLEDLIGQFLYKSGNGEDKKTTSSDEPGAAAPAAPAAATTPEEGK